One window of Rasiella rasia genomic DNA carries:
- the secA gene encoding preprotein translocase subunit SecA, which produces MGFLDNVLKVFVGDKSKQDIGEIQPLVNKVKEHEAAIEKLSIDELRAKSDYFRSKIKEDQKEIQSQIDELQKQADAEEDIDKKEDIYNQMDALKESRYEVEKKTLDEILPEAFAVVKETAKRFKNNTTLTVTATPFDRELSGEKDYVSLDGDKAVWKNSWDAAGKEVTWDMVHYDVQLIGGIALHQGKAAEMQTGEGKTLVATLPVYLNALAGNGVHLVTVNDYLAKRDSAWMAPIFEFHGMTVDCIDFHRPNSEERRKAYNADVTYGTNNEFGFDYLRDNMSHTPGDLVQRPHHYAIVDEVDSVLIDDARTPLIISGPVPEGDRHEFNELKPKINDIVNVQKKMLTGVLAEAKKLIAEGDTKEGGFKLLRVYRGLPKNKALIKYLSEEGVKQILQKTENFYMQDNNREMPKIDAELYFVIDEKNNQIELTDKGVDYLSGADDPDFFVMPEMGTEIAKIENKGLTPEEEAAEKEVLFRDFGIKSERIHTMNQLLKAYALFEKDDQYVVMDNKVMIVDEQTGRIMDGRRYSDGLHQAIEAKENVKIEAMTQTFATITLQNYFRMYNKLAGMTGTAVTEAGELWEIYKLDVVEIPTNRPIARDDREDKIYKTKREKYNAVIDEVTELSGAGRPVLIGTTSVEISELLSRMLSIRNIPHNVLNAKLHKREADIVTEAGNSGMVTIATNMAGRGTDIKLSDEVKAAGGLAIVGTERHDSRRVDRQLRGRAGRQGDPGSSQFYVSLEDNLMRLFGSERIAKMMDRMGLKEGEVIQHSMISKSIERAQKKVEENNFGIRKRLLEYDDVMNAQREVVYKRRYNALFGERLRVDVANMIYDTAEVITESNKLAQDYKNFEFELIRYFSMSSPISASEFEDMAVQQIAGKVYKAAFNHYKEKMARNAEMAFPVIKNVYENHKEQYKRILVPFTDGVKTINVATDLEKAYETEGTQLVNDFEKNITLAIIDDAWKTHLRKMDELKQSVQLAVHEQKDPLLIYKFEAFELFKAMIEKVNKEVISFLFKGELPRENQEQIREARQTRPKEKLNEQKEEIQNLDERAAESRAAGQTQRQQQQVTETIVREQPKIGRNDKVTIKHVMSGESKEVKYKQAIPLINKGEWVLVNH; this is translated from the coding sequence ATGGGATTTTTAGATAATGTATTAAAAGTATTTGTAGGAGATAAATCCAAGCAAGACATTGGGGAAATTCAACCCCTTGTTAATAAAGTAAAAGAACACGAAGCTGCCATTGAAAAACTTTCAATAGACGAGCTACGTGCCAAGAGCGACTATTTCCGAAGTAAAATAAAAGAAGATCAGAAAGAGATTCAATCTCAAATTGACGAGCTTCAAAAACAAGCAGATGCTGAAGAAGATATAGACAAGAAAGAAGATATCTACAACCAAATGGATGCGCTTAAAGAAAGTCGTTACGAGGTTGAAAAGAAAACATTAGACGAAATACTCCCTGAAGCCTTTGCCGTTGTAAAAGAAACCGCTAAACGCTTTAAAAATAATACCACCCTTACCGTTACAGCAACTCCGTTTGATCGTGAACTCTCTGGAGAAAAAGATTACGTATCCCTAGATGGCGATAAAGCAGTTTGGAAAAACTCTTGGGACGCTGCTGGAAAAGAAGTAACCTGGGATATGGTGCATTACGATGTGCAACTTATTGGGGGTATTGCCTTACACCAAGGAAAAGCGGCAGAAATGCAAACAGGAGAAGGTAAAACATTGGTAGCTACACTGCCTGTTTACCTTAATGCCCTTGCTGGAAATGGAGTGCACCTTGTAACCGTAAACGATTATCTGGCAAAACGTGATAGTGCGTGGATGGCACCTATTTTCGAGTTTCATGGAATGACAGTAGATTGTATCGATTTTCATCGTCCGAATTCTGAAGAGCGTCGTAAAGCCTACAACGCAGACGTTACCTACGGTACCAACAACGAATTTGGTTTTGATTACCTACGTGATAATATGTCGCATACACCAGGTGACCTAGTACAACGCCCACACCACTACGCTATTGTAGATGAGGTAGATAGTGTATTGATTGATGATGCCAGAACCCCTTTAATTATTTCTGGGCCTGTACCCGAAGGTGATAGACATGAATTTAATGAGTTAAAACCGAAAATTAACGACATTGTAAATGTTCAGAAAAAGATGCTTACCGGTGTTTTAGCCGAAGCGAAAAAGCTTATTGCTGAAGGAGATACTAAAGAGGGCGGATTTAAATTACTGCGTGTTTATAGAGGTCTTCCGAAGAACAAGGCATTAATTAAATACTTATCTGAAGAAGGAGTGAAACAAATCCTTCAGAAAACAGAAAATTTCTACATGCAGGATAACAACCGCGAAATGCCAAAAATTGATGCGGAACTCTATTTTGTAATTGATGAAAAAAATAACCAGATTGAACTTACAGACAAAGGGGTAGACTACCTTTCTGGTGCAGATGATCCAGATTTCTTTGTGATGCCTGAAATGGGTACCGAAATCGCAAAAATTGAAAATAAAGGACTGACTCCTGAAGAGGAGGCAGCCGAAAAAGAAGTGTTGTTTCGTGACTTTGGAATAAAGAGTGAACGTATTCACACCATGAACCAATTGCTAAAGGCATACGCGCTTTTCGAAAAAGACGATCAGTATGTAGTAATGGACAACAAGGTGATGATTGTAGATGAACAAACTGGACGTATTATGGATGGGCGTCGTTATAGCGACGGATTGCACCAAGCGATTGAAGCCAAAGAAAATGTAAAGATTGAAGCCATGACGCAAACCTTTGCGACCATTACGCTTCAGAATTACTTTAGAATGTATAACAAGCTGGCGGGTATGACAGGTACAGCAGTTACTGAAGCTGGAGAGCTTTGGGAAATTTACAAGCTCGATGTAGTAGAAATACCAACCAACCGCCCCATTGCACGTGATGATCGTGAAGATAAAATTTACAAAACAAAGCGTGAAAAATACAATGCGGTGATAGACGAAGTAACTGAACTTTCGGGTGCAGGAAGACCTGTTCTTATCGGAACCACCTCGGTGGAAATTTCAGAATTATTAAGTCGAATGTTGAGCATTAGAAACATACCGCACAACGTTCTTAACGCAAAATTACACAAACGAGAAGCAGATATTGTAACCGAAGCTGGTAATAGCGGAATGGTAACCATTGCCACCAACATGGCAGGTCGTGGTACCGATATTAAACTTAGTGATGAAGTAAAAGCAGCTGGCGGACTCGCAATTGTAGGTACAGAACGTCATGATAGTCGTCGTGTAGACAGACAGCTACGTGGTCGTGCCGGACGTCAAGGAGATCCTGGAAGTTCACAATTTTACGTATCACTAGAAGACAACTTAATGCGTTTGTTTGGTAGTGAGCGAATTGCCAAAATGATGGACCGTATGGGGCTTAAAGAAGGAGAGGTGATACAACACAGTATGATTTCGAAATCTATTGAGCGTGCACAAAAGAAAGTAGAAGAAAACAACTTTGGAATACGTAAGCGATTGTTAGAATATGACGATGTAATGAATGCGCAGCGTGAAGTGGTATACAAGCGTCGTTACAATGCATTGTTTGGAGAACGTCTTAGAGTAGATGTTGCTAACATGATTTACGACACTGCCGAAGTAATTACCGAAAGCAATAAACTTGCTCAAGATTACAAGAATTTCGAGTTTGAGCTAATTCGTTATTTCTCAATGAGTTCTCCAATATCGGCTTCAGAATTTGAAGATATGGCGGTGCAACAAATTGCAGGAAAAGTATACAAAGCAGCATTTAATCACTACAAAGAAAAAATGGCAAGAAATGCAGAGATGGCATTTCCTGTGATTAAAAATGTATATGAAAATCATAAAGAGCAGTACAAGCGTATTTTAGTACCTTTTACAGACGGAGTTAAAACAATTAATGTTGCTACAGATCTAGAAAAGGCATACGAAACTGAAGGAACACAACTTGTAAACGACTTTGAAAAGAACATCACACTAGCAATTATTGATGATGCTTGGAAAACACATCTAAGAAAAATGGATGAGTTAAAGCAGTCTGTGCAACTAGCGGTACACGAACAAAAAGACCCGTTGCTTATCTACAAGTTTGAGGCTTTTGAACTTTTTAAAGCAATGATTGAAAAAGTGAACAAAGAAGTAATCTCTTTCTTATTTAAAGGGGAGCTTCCGCGTGAAAATCAGGAGCAGATTAGAGAAGCAAGACAAACACGTCCGAAAGAAAAGTTGAATGAACAGAAAGAAGAAATTCAGAATCTCGATGAGCGTGCTGCAGAATCTAGAGCAGCGGGGCAAACGCAACGTCAGCAACAACAAGTAACTGAAACCATAGTACGGGAGCAGCCAAAAATTGGTAGAAACGACAAGGTAACCATTAAGCATGTAATGAGTGGCGAGAGTAAAGAAGTAAAATACAAACAAGCCATTCCGCTGATAAATAAAGGCGAATGGGTGTTGGTAAACCACTAA
- a CDS encoding T9SS type A sorting domain-containing protein: MKFKLFTIVFLVGYYASFAQFGTEQLISMEAELPVSIIVADLDGDGFKDVLTGARSSNEVAWFKNVDGYGSFGPIIPIWQSNEVKRVQMADLDGDGDLDIIVCNNLLDTVHWHENLNGAGAFGTRQIVDMSADGVFDAVGADIDGDGDMDIVAAIDFEQSAVWYENLDGAGNFGTENSISFLLPSCRSVFPVDIDNDGDLDVVANSAGSTTISWFENTDGQGTFGPQNIVASGDPTYASDVISRDIDGDGDFDIIGTYNGADTVFWFENLDGAGNFSTEKLVTNEALQCTSIFAADLDNDGDQDVIYGSTPSAIEETSEVAWSENLDGLGNFGPKQVLSDKLMLTREVFAVDVDSDGDQDIFATSQNNNKIVWFENRTILGVDNNVIDTVAVYPNPTQSVLFISSPNIELIQVTITNNQGKTVVETKGKTNEVDVSALSSGVYVVTLSANKNVKIVKQFIKE; this comes from the coding sequence ATGAAATTCAAATTATTTACAATCGTATTTTTGGTTGGTTATTATGCAAGTTTTGCTCAATTTGGTACTGAACAGTTGATAAGCATGGAGGCAGAACTTCCGGTATCTATTATTGTGGCAGATTTAGATGGTGATGGTTTTAAAGATGTTCTTACTGGTGCTAGATCTAGTAACGAAGTAGCATGGTTTAAAAACGTAGATGGCTATGGTTCTTTTGGACCCATTATCCCAATTTGGCAATCTAACGAAGTAAAGCGCGTACAGATGGCAGACCTAGATGGCGATGGCGATTTAGATATTATTGTGTGTAATAACCTCTTAGACACTGTGCATTGGCACGAAAATTTAAATGGTGCTGGTGCATTTGGTACTCGCCAAATAGTTGATATGTCTGCGGATGGCGTTTTTGATGCAGTAGGTGCCGACATAGATGGTGATGGGGATATGGATATTGTGGCGGCTATCGATTTCGAACAAAGTGCCGTTTGGTATGAAAACTTGGATGGAGCGGGTAACTTTGGAACTGAAAATTCTATTTCTTTTTTACTTCCTAGTTGTAGATCAGTTTTTCCTGTAGATATAGATAATGATGGTGATTTGGATGTGGTGGCTAATTCTGCGGGTAGCACCACCATTTCTTGGTTTGAAAATACAGATGGACAAGGCACTTTTGGACCTCAAAATATTGTGGCGAGTGGAGACCCTACGTATGCTTCTGATGTAATCTCAAGAGATATTGATGGTGATGGTGATTTTGATATTATTGGGACATATAATGGTGCAGACACTGTGTTTTGGTTCGAAAATTTAGATGGTGCAGGTAATTTCAGTACTGAAAAATTAGTTACAAATGAAGCACTTCAATGTACCTCAATATTCGCTGCAGATTTAGATAATGATGGTGATCAAGATGTTATTTATGGCTCAACACCTTCTGCTATAGAAGAAACCTCTGAGGTGGCTTGGTCTGAAAACTTAGATGGATTGGGCAATTTTGGCCCTAAACAGGTGCTTTCGGATAAATTGATGCTTACAAGGGAAGTATTTGCCGTAGACGTAGATAGTGATGGAGACCAAGATATCTTTGCAACGTCACAGAATAACAATAAAATTGTATGGTTTGAAAATAGAACCATATTAGGGGTAGATAATAACGTAATAGATACGGTAGCCGTTTACCCCAACCCTACTCAGTCTGTTTTGTTTATTTCAAGCCCCAACATAGAACTTATTCAAGTTACTATAACTAATAACCAAGGTAAAACTGTAGTTGAGACCAAAGGAAAAACAAATGAAGTAGATGTAAGTGCTTTAAGTAGCGGGGTCTATGTAGTTACACTGTCTGCAAACAAAAATGTAAAAATAGTCAAACAGTTTATAAAAGAGTAA
- a CDS encoding ABC transporter ATP-binding protein, with protein sequence MGLVIKIRNIIRDFPLGQEIVHVLKGIDLDIEQGDYVALMGPSGSGKSTLMNLLGCLDTPTAGTYELNGTDVSNLTDDELADIRNKEIGFVFQTFNLLPRTTALENVALPMVYAGASKAQRNERAAEVLTNVGLADRMDHKPNQLSGGQRQRVAVGRALVNKPSIILADEPTGNLDSKTSVEIMKLFDDIHAAGNTVIIVTHEEEIAEHAHRVIRLRDGMVETDVRNREWVVRN encoded by the coding sequence ATGGGATTGGTCATTAAAATAAGAAACATTATACGCGATTTCCCGCTTGGGCAAGAAATTGTACACGTATTAAAAGGAATTGACCTAGATATAGAACAAGGAGATTATGTTGCCCTTATGGGGCCCTCAGGATCTGGTAAATCTACCTTAATGAATCTTCTAGGTTGTTTAGACACCCCAACCGCGGGCACTTATGAACTAAATGGCACAGATGTTAGTAACCTCACAGACGATGAACTAGCTGACATTAGAAATAAAGAAATTGGGTTTGTATTTCAGACCTTCAACCTATTGCCCCGAACCACAGCCCTAGAAAATGTTGCATTACCAATGGTGTATGCTGGAGCTTCTAAAGCGCAACGAAACGAACGTGCCGCAGAAGTATTAACCAATGTAGGTCTTGCCGATAGAATGGACCACAAGCCTAACCAACTCTCGGGTGGGCAACGCCAACGTGTAGCTGTAGGAAGAGCCTTGGTAAACAAGCCCTCTATTATTTTGGCAGATGAACCTACCGGAAACTTAGACTCTAAAACTTCGGTAGAAATCATGAAGCTGTTTGATGATATTCATGCGGCAGGAAATACTGTGATTATAGTAACGCACGAAGAAGAAATTGCAGAACACGCCCATAGAGTGATTAGACTACGTGACGGAATGGTAGAAACAGACGTGAGAAATAGAGAATGGGTAGTACGTAATTAG
- a CDS encoding DUF2795 domain-containing protein translates to MYWTLELASYLSDAPWPATKDELIDYAIRTGAPLEVVENLQAIEDEGDSYDSIEEIWPDYPTDDDYLWNEDEY, encoded by the coding sequence ATGTACTGGACTTTAGAATTAGCATCTTATTTAAGTGATGCGCCCTGGCCGGCAACAAAAGACGAACTAATAGATTACGCTATTAGAACGGGAGCCCCTTTAGAAGTTGTAGAGAACCTTCAAGCTATTGAAGACGAAGGTGATTCTTACGATTCGATTGAAGAAATTTGGCCAGATTACCCCACAGACGATGATTATCTGTGGAATGAAGATGAATATTAA
- a CDS encoding cob(I)yrinic acid a,c-diamide adenosyltransferase: MKIYTKTGDKGTTALFGGTRVPKHHIRIESYGTVDELNSYIGLVRDQEIDPRSTEILIHVQNKLFTVGAILATDPEKTMLKSGKERLNIPKISEEDIALLETEMDKMNDHLPQMTHFVLPGGHTSVSYCHVARCVCRRAERLATLLHEQEPTDERVLMYLNRLSDYLFVLARKLSHDLQADEVKWIPEKL; this comes from the coding sequence ATGAAAATATACACAAAAACAGGCGATAAAGGTACTACAGCCCTTTTTGGAGGTACGCGTGTACCCAAACACCATATACGAATTGAAAGCTATGGCACTGTTGATGAATTGAACAGCTATATCGGGCTGGTGAGAGATCAAGAAATAGACCCGCGAAGTACCGAAATTTTAATTCATGTACAGAACAAATTATTCACAGTAGGCGCTATTTTGGCAACAGATCCTGAAAAGACCATGCTGAAAAGTGGTAAAGAACGGCTTAATATTCCTAAAATTTCCGAAGAAGACATTGCGCTACTTGAAACCGAAATGGACAAAATGAACGACCACCTGCCTCAAATGACGCATTTTGTATTGCCGGGCGGACACACATCGGTGTCATACTGTCATGTTGCACGTTGTGTATGCCGTCGTGCCGAACGTCTTGCCACACTACTACATGAACAAGAACCCACAGACGAGCGTGTTTTAATGTATCTAAACAGACTTTCTGACTACCTATTTGTGCTGGCACGGAAGTTGTCTCATGACTTACAAGCAGACGAAGTAAAGTGGATTCCTGAAAAGCTTTAA